Proteins from one Ipomoea triloba cultivar NCNSP0323 chromosome 1, ASM357664v1 genomic window:
- the LOC116028607 gene encoding LRR receptor-like serine/threonine-protein kinase RCH1 yields MSSAKTVFIFLLFLPAILALNQEGHSLLSWLSAFNSSSSAGHFSSWNPAHRDPCKWEFITCTTTGFVSEIKIASINLPTKFPTQILSFGFLKVLVLSNGNLTGEIPPAIGNLSSLITLDLSFNALTGSIPPKIGRLSQLQQLSLSSNLIHGEIPKEIGNCSKLQQLELFDNLLSGMIPAEIGHLTNLEIFRAGGNLGVVGEIPMQISNCKMLAVFGVADTGISGQIPHTIGELKNLKTLAIYTANLTGEIPPEIGNCSSLEELFVYENQISGEIPSEIGLLKNLKKVLLWQNNLRGPIPTSFGNCSGLRVIDFSLNFLTGPLPPSFENFSELEELLLSDNSFSGSIPSYIGNFSGLKQLELDNNNFSGEIPPTIGKLKDLSLFFAWQNQLTGRIPAELAHCHKLQSLDLSHNFLTGPVPEALFNLRNLTKLLLISNQLSGGLSPNIGNCISLARLRLGSNRLDGPIPSGIALLPSLSFLELSDNQLTGAIPPDIGNCTQLEMVDLHSNMIEGIIPVSFVSIAMLNVLDLSMNRISGTIPEDIGKLTSLNKLMLNGNSITGLIPKTLGLCKGLQLLDLSSNKLNGQIPGQIGQLQGLDIMLNLSRNFLTGPIPESFSNLSKLANMDISHNMLTGSLNAISNLNNLVSLNVSCNNFSGVIPNTKFFQGLPSSAFLGNQQLCINRNTCHVSQNQHRMKSIRNLTILIVLSIFMIMIILTATIMLLIRAHGATCRKNDEENGLHWDVVPFQKLTFSVNDVVTGLSDSNIIGKGCSGVVYRVEIPMRQVIAVKKLWPKKSTEISQRDLFSAEVKVLGSIRHKNIVRLLGCCNNGKTRLLLFDYISNGSLAGLLHEKRIFLDWDARYKIILGAAQGLEYLHHDCIPPIIHRDIKANNILVGSHFEAVLADFGLAKHVNSSDSSRDTTVVAGSYGYMAPECGYSLRITEKSDVYSFGIVLLEVLTGMEPTDPRIPDGAHIVTWLNQELRVKHRDFTTILDQQLLSTSGTQTQEMLQVLGVSLLCVNPCPIERPTMKDVAAMLTEIRHENDDFEKPNHHRKAMASNSETSVKAMASNSETSVQCSSFSRSSEPLIKSPSQFQ; encoded by the exons atgtcTTCTGCCAAAACAGTCTTCATATTCCTCTTGTTTCTCCCTGCAATCTTGGCTTTGAACCAGGAAGGTCACTCTTTACTGTCATGGCTTTCTGCCTTCAACTCTTCCTCTTCTGCTGGGCACTTCTCTTCATGGAATCCGGCTCACCGGGATCCTTGCAAGTGGGAGTTCATCACATGCACCACCACCGGTTTCGTTTCAGAAATCAAGATAGCTTCTATCAATCTCCCTACAAAGTTTCCTACTCAAATCCTCTCCTTCGGGTTCCTCAAAGTGCTAGTCCTCTCGAATGGTAACCTCACCGGAGAAATTCCACCTGCCATCGGAAACTTGTCATCCCTGATCACGCTAGACCTTAGTTTCAATGCTCTAACGGGAAGTATTCCGCCAAAGATTGGGAGATTATCACAACTGCAGCAGCTGTCACTTAGCTCCAACCTCATTCACGGTGAAATTCCGAAGGAAATTGGGAACTGCTCAAAGTTGCAGCAGCTTGAGCTCTTTGATAACTTGCTTTCTGGAATGATTCCTGCTGAGATTGGGCACTTGACTAATCTAGAAATATTCCGGGCTGGAGGGAATTTGGGAGTTGTTGGAGAAATCCCAATGCAGATATCAAACTGCAAAATGCTGGCCGTTTTTGGAGTTGCAGACACTGGGATTTCAGGTCAGATTCCACATACTATAGGAGAACTGAAGAATCTCAAGACTCTTGCAATTTACACAGCCAATCTCACTGGTGAGATTCCTCCAGAGATTGGAAACTGTTCTTCTTTAGAAGAGTTGTTTGTCTATGAAAATCAAATTTCAGGAGAAATTCCCAGTGAAATTGGCCTCCTCAAGAACCTGAAAAAGGTGTTATTGTGGCAGAATAATTTGCGGGGCCCAATTCCAACAAGTTTTGGAAACTGTTCAGGTTTGAGAGTTATTGATTTCTCTCTGAATTTCCTGACTGGTCCACTTCCGCCATCTTTTGAAAATTTCAGTGAACTGGAGGAGCTGCTTTTGTCGGACAACAGCTTTTCTGGTAGTATTCCTTCCTATATTGGCAACTTCTCCGGTTTAAAGCAACTTGAGTTGGACAACAACAACTTCTCTGGGGAGATTCCACCGACCATTGGGAAACTCAAAGACCTCTCTCTATTTTTCGCATGGCAAAATCAGCTTACTGGAAGAATACCAGCTGAGCTAGCTCACTGCCATAAGCTCCAATCGTTGGATCTTTCCCACAACTTTCTCACCGGGCCAGTTCCAGAAGCCTTGTTCAACCTCAGAAACTTGACTAAGCTGCTTCTGATATCAAATCAACTTTCTGGTGGACTATCTCCTAATATTGGCAATTGCATAAGCCTAGCCCGATTACGGTTGGGATCAAACAGATTAGATGGTCCAATTCCCTCAGGAATTGCATTGCTACCAAGTCTGAGCTTCCTCGAGCTGTCAGATAATCAACTTACAGGAGCTATACCTCCGGATATTGGAAACTGCACACAACTAGAAATGGTTGATCTGCATAGCAACATGATTGAAGGGATAATACCAGTTTCTTTTGTTTCCATTGCCATGCTCAATGTCCTAGATCTTTCCATGAACAGGATATCGGGTACCATCCCAGAAGATATAGGGAAGCTCACATCGTTGAACAAGCTTATGCTGAATGGGAACAGTATCACCGGTTTGATCCCCAAAACACTTGGCCTCTGTAAAGGTTTGCAGTTGTTGGATTTGAGCAGCAACAAACTCAATGGTCAAATCCCAGGACAGATTGGTCAACTGCAAGGACTAGATATCATGTTAAACTTAAGTAGGAATTTTCTGACAGGGCCAATCCCAGAAAGCTTTTCTAATCTATCCAAGCTAGCAAACATGGATATATCTCATAACATGCTGACAGGAAGCCTGAATGCTATCAGCAACCTCAACAACCTTGTTTCTTTGAATGTCTCTTGCAATAACTTCTCCGGTGTAATTCCAAACACCAAATTCTTCCAGGGTCTCCCTAGTAGTGCTTTTCTTGGAAATCAACAACTCTGCATTAACAGAAATACCTGCCATGTTAGTCAAAACCAGCATAGAATGAAATCAATCAGAAACCTAACCATTCTTATTGTACTTAGCATTTTCATGATTATGATCATCTTGACAGCCACAATAATGCTTCTCATCAGAGCTCACGGCGCCACATGTAGGAaaaatgatgaagaaaatgGCCTACACTGGGATGTTGTCCCATTCCAAAAGCTGACCTTTTCTGTGAATGATGTTGTAACAGGTCTCTCTGATTCCAACATCATTGGAAAGGGCTGCTCAGGAGTCGTCTATCGTGTTGAGATTCCAATGCGGCAGGTAATTGCAGTGAAAAAATTATGGCCAAAGAAGAGCACTGAGATTTCACAGAGGGACTTGTTTTCTGCAGAAGTTAAAGTACTGGGATCAATAAGGCATAAAAACATAGTAAGGCTTCTTGGATGCTGTAACAACGGGAAAACCAGACTGCTATTGTTTGACTACATCAGTAATGGGAGTTTAGCAGGACTTCTCCATGAGAAGAGGATATTCTTGGATTGGGATGCTAGGTATAAGATCATACTGGGAGCAGCTCAGGGTTTAGAGTATCTCCACCATGACTGTATTCCTCCCATCATTCACCGGGACATCAAAGCCAACAACATCTTGGTTGGCTCACACTTTGAAGCTGTGCTTGCAGATTTCGGACTAGCAAAGCATGTAAATTCTTCAGATTCTTCAAGGGATACCACTGTTGTGGCAGGCTCTTATGGATACATGGCTCCAG AATGTGGATATAGTTTAAGGATAACAGAGAAGAGTGATGTTTATAGCTTTGGCATAGTGCTTTTAGAGGTCCTAACAGGGATGGAACCAACTGATCCCCGGATCCCAGATGGTGCCCACATTGTAACTTGGTTGAACCAGGAACTGCGAGTAAAACACAGAGACTTCACAACAATTCTTGATCAACAATTACTCTCAACATCTGGAACCCAAACTCAAGAAATGCTTCAAGTTCTTGGGGTTTCTCTTCTGTGCGTAAACCCATGCCCAATTGAAAGGCCAACAATGAAGGATGTAGCAGCAATGCTTACAGAAATAAGGcatgaaaatgatgattttGAGAAGCCTAATCATCACAGAAAAGCAATGGCATCAAACTCAGAAACTTCAGTAAAAGCAATGGCATCAAACTCAGAAACTTCAGTTCAGTGTTCGAGTTTCTCTAGGTCATCTGAACCCCTCATAAAATCACCCTCCCAGTTCCAATAA
- the LOC116024190 gene encoding uncharacterized protein LOC116024190 isoform X2 has translation MAGVATVGLSSARGACLLTAPRMLAAAAPSPMVSLRRHSELSFHSMQRRCGPPSRKLTIRAARTESKGVSLGFRAPHFELSEPLTGRVWNLEDFEAHPALLVMFICNHCPFVKHLKKDFVKLSNFYMKKGLAVVAISSNSAATHPQDGPEFMAEEAKQFNYPFPYLYDESQDVARDFGAVCTPEFFLFKKDGRRPFELVYHGQFDDSRPSNNVPVTGRDLSLAIDCVLSGQPVSSAQKPSVGCSIKWHPGEKP, from the exons ATGGCGGGCGTTGCAACGGTCGGCCTGTCGTCGGCAAGAGGCGCATGTTTGCTGACTGCCCCGCGCATGTTAGCTGCCGCCGCTCCTTCACCCATGGTGTCGCTACGGCGTCATTCAGAGCTCAGTTTTCATTCTATGCAACGCAGGTGCGGTCCGCCGTCGAGGAAGCTCACGATTCGGGCCGCTAGAACTGAGTCAAAAGGTGTCTCTCTTGGATTCAGAGCTCCACATTTCGAG CTTTCTGAACCGTTAACCGGGAGAGTGTGGAATCTAGAAGACTTTGAGGCACATCCTGCTTTGCTG GTTATGTTCATTTGCAATCATTGTCCATTTGTCAAACACCTGAAGAAAGATTTTGTAAAACTTTCCAATTTCTATATGAAG AAAGGCCTTGCTGTTGTTGCTATATCATCAAACTCTGCAGCTACTCATCCTCAG GATGGACCAGAATTCATGGCGGAAGAAGCTAAACAGTTCAATTATCCTTTCCCATATCTCTATGATGAG TCACAAGATGTTGCAAGAGATTTTGGAGCTGTTTGCACACCGGAGTTTTTCCTATTCAAAAAG GATGGACGAAGGCCCTTTGAACTAGTTTATCATGGTCAATTTGATGATTCAAGACCAAGTAATAATGTCCCAGTCACTGGAAG GGACCTGAGCCTAGCAATAGATTGTGTACTCAGTGGCCAACCAGTTTCATCTGCTCAAAAACCTAG TGTTGGATGCAGCATAAAATGGCATCCTGGAGAAAAGCCGTAA
- the LOC116024190 gene encoding uncharacterized protein LOC116024190 isoform X1 → MAGVATVGLSSARGACLLTAPRMLAAAAPSPMVSLRRHSELSFHSMQRRCGPPSRKLTIRAARTESKGVSLGFRAPHFELSEPLTGRVWNLEDFEAHPALLVMFICNHCPFVKHLKKDFVKLSNFYMKKGLAVVAISSNSAATHPQDGPEFMAEEAKQFNYPFPYLYDESQDVARDFGAVCTPEFFLFKKDGRRPFELVYHGQFDDSRPSNNVPVTGRWITQFIFLIRDLSLAIDCVLSGQPVSSAQKPSVGCSIKWHPGEKP, encoded by the exons ATGGCGGGCGTTGCAACGGTCGGCCTGTCGTCGGCAAGAGGCGCATGTTTGCTGACTGCCCCGCGCATGTTAGCTGCCGCCGCTCCTTCACCCATGGTGTCGCTACGGCGTCATTCAGAGCTCAGTTTTCATTCTATGCAACGCAGGTGCGGTCCGCCGTCGAGGAAGCTCACGATTCGGGCCGCTAGAACTGAGTCAAAAGGTGTCTCTCTTGGATTCAGAGCTCCACATTTCGAG CTTTCTGAACCGTTAACCGGGAGAGTGTGGAATCTAGAAGACTTTGAGGCACATCCTGCTTTGCTG GTTATGTTCATTTGCAATCATTGTCCATTTGTCAAACACCTGAAGAAAGATTTTGTAAAACTTTCCAATTTCTATATGAAG AAAGGCCTTGCTGTTGTTGCTATATCATCAAACTCTGCAGCTACTCATCCTCAG GATGGACCAGAATTCATGGCGGAAGAAGCTAAACAGTTCAATTATCCTTTCCCATATCTCTATGATGAG TCACAAGATGTTGCAAGAGATTTTGGAGCTGTTTGCACACCGGAGTTTTTCCTATTCAAAAAG GATGGACGAAGGCCCTTTGAACTAGTTTATCATGGTCAATTTGATGATTCAAGACCAAGTAATAATGTCCCAGTCACTGGAAGGTGGATTACacaattcatatttttaattag GGACCTGAGCCTAGCAATAGATTGTGTACTCAGTGGCCAACCAGTTTCATCTGCTCAAAAACCTAG TGTTGGATGCAGCATAAAATGGCATCCTGGAGAAAAGCCGTAA
- the LOC116024176 gene encoding alcohol dehydrogenase 1-like, with protein MACTAGQVIRCKAAVAWEAGKPLVIEEVEVAPPQKMEVRIKILFTSLCHTDVYFWEAKGQNPVFPRILGHEAAGIVESVGEGVTELAAGDHVLPVFTGECKECRHCKSEESNMCDLLRINTDRGVMLHDQKSRFTIKGQPIYHFVGTSTFSEYTVCHVGSIAKINPHAPLDKVCVLSCGISTGLGATLNVAKPKQGSTVAVFGLGAVGLAAAEGARMAGASRIIGVDLVPSRFELAKKFGVTDFVNPKDHSKPVQEVIVEMTDGGVDRSVECTGNINAMISAFECVHDGWGVAVLVGVPHKEAVFKTHPMNLLNERTLKGTFFGNYKPRTDLPAVVEKYMNKELELEKFITHEVPFAEINKAFDLMLKGEGLRCIITM; from the exons ATGGCGTGCACTGCTGGGCAAGTCATTCGATGCAAAG CTGCGGTGGCATGGGAAGCAGGGAAGCCGCTAGTGATAGAGGAAGTGGAGGTCGCCCCGCCCCAGAAAATGGAAGTCCGAATCAAGATTCTCTTCACTTCTCTTTGCCACACTGATGTCTACTTCTGGGAAGCCAAG GGGCAAAATCCTGTCTTTCCTCGTATTCTAGGACACGAGGCCGCAGG GATTGTGGAGAGTGTAGGAGAGGGAGTGACAGAACTTGCAGCAGGGGACCATGTGCTACCTGTTTTCACTGGGGAATGCAAAGAGTGTAGACACTGCAAATCAGAGGAGAGCAATATGTGTGATCTCCTCAGGATCAACACTGACAGAGGGGTAATGCTTCACGACCAGAAATCAAGATTTACAATCAAAGGTCAACCAATCTATCACTTCGTTGGAACCTCCACCTTCAGCGAATATACTGTTTGTCATGTTGGTTCTATCGCCAAGATCAACCCACATGCACCTCTTGACAAAGTTTGTGTCCTCAGCTGTGGTATCTCCACAG GTCTTGGTGCCACATTGAATGTTGCTAAACCAAAACAAGGCTCAACGGTGGCTGTCTTTGGATTGGGAGCTGTTGGCCTTGCT GCTGCAGAAGGGGCAAGAATGGCAGGTGCATCAAGGATCATTGGTGTTGATTTGGTTCCCAGCAGATTTGAACTAG CCAAGAAATTTGGTGTGACTGACTTTGTCAACCCAAAAGACCATAGCAAACCAGTTCAAGAAGTGATTGTTGAGATGACTGATGGAGGAGTGGACAGAAGCGTGGAGTGCACTGGGAACATTAATGCCATGATTTCAGCATTCGAATGTGTTCACGAT GGATGGGGAGTGGCGGTGTTGGTGGGAGTGCCACACAAAGAGGCAGTGTTCAAGACTCACCCCATGAACTTGCTTAACGAGAGGACTCTGAAGGGTACTTTCTTTGGCAACTACAAGCCCCGCACTGACCTCCCGGCTGTTGTGGAGAAATACATGAACAAG GAACTGGAATTGGAGAAATTCATCACTCATGAAGTGCCATTTGCTGAGATCAACAAGGCCTTTGATCTGATGCTCAAAGGGGAAGGCCTTCGCTGCATCATCACCATGTAG
- the LOC116024146 gene encoding alcohol dehydrogenase 1-like isoform X2: MAANTAGQVIRCKAAVAWEAGKPLVIEEVEVAPPQKMEVRLKILYTSLCHTDVYFWEAKGQTPLFPRIFGHEAGGIVESVGEGVTHLQPGDHALPVFTGECGDCRHCKSEESNMCDLLRINTDRGVMIGDGNTRFSKDGKPIYHFVGTSTFSEYTTLHAGCVAKINPEAPLDKVCVLSCGISTGFGATVNVAKPTKGSTVAIFGLGAVGLAAAEGARLSGASRIIGVDLNANRFEDAKKFGVNEFVNPKDHSKPVQEVIAEMTDGGVDRSVECTGNINAMISAFECVHDGWGVAVLVGVPNKDDAFKTHPVNLLNERTLKGTFFGNYKPRSDLPAVVEKYMKKELELEKFITHQVSFSEINKAFELMLKGESLRCIIKMEH, encoded by the exons ATGGCTGCTAACACTGCTGGTCAGGTCATTCGCTGCAAAG CTGCGGTGGCATGGGAAGCCGGAAAACCTTTGGTTATTGAGGAAGTAGAGGTGGCGCCGCCACAGAAAATGGAAGTCCGTTTGAAGATTCTCTACACCTCCCTTTGCCACACTGATGTTTACTTCTGGGAAGCCAAG GGTCAAACTCCTCTATTCCCAAGAATATTTGGACATGAAGCTGGAGG GATTGTTGAGAGTGTAGGTGAAGGAGTAACACATCTCCAACCAGGAGACCATGCTCTTCCAGTATTCACTGGGGAGTGTGGCGATTGCCGCCACTGTAAATCAGAGGAAAGCAATATGTGCGACCTTCTCAGGATTAACACTGACAGGGGGGTTATGATTGGGGATGGAAATACGAGGTTCAGCAAGGATGGGAAGCCCATATATCACTTTGTTGGAACTTCCACCTTTAGTGAATACACCACACTCCATGCTGGTTGTGTTGCCAAGATCAATCCTGAGGCACCACTTGACAAAGTTTGTGTTCTCAGCTGTGGAATATCCACAG GATTTGGTGCTACTGTAAATGTTGCCAAACCGACAAAAGGCTCAACTGTTGCCATTTTTGGATTGGGAGCTGTAGGCCTTGCT GCTGCGGAAGGAGCTAGGTTATCTGGGGCATCGAGGATTATTGGTGTTGATTTGAACGCCAATAGGTTTGAAGATG CTAAGAAGTTTGGTGTTAATGAATTTGTGAATCCAAAAGATCACAGCAAGCCAGTTCAAGAG GTGATTGCTGAGATGACAGATGGTGGGGTGGACCGGAGCGTGGAGTGCACTGGAAACATCAATGCAATGATCTCCGCATTCGAATGTGTTCATGAT GGTTGGGGTGTTGCTGTTCTTGTGGGGGTGCCGAACAAAGACGACGCATTCAAGACTCACCCGGTGAATCTGCTGAACGAGAGGACTTTGAAAGGCACTTTCTTTGGCAACTACAAACCCAGATCTGACCTCCCAGCTGTGGTGGAGAAATACATGAAAAAG GAGCTGGAGTTAGAGAAGTTCATCACCCACCAAGTGTCCTTCTCGGAAATCAACAAAGCCTTTGAGCTGATGCTGAAAGGGGAAAGCTTGAGGTGCATCATCAAAATGGAACACTGA
- the LOC116024146 gene encoding alcohol dehydrogenase 1-like isoform X1, translating into MAANTAGQVIRCKAAVAWEAGKPLVIEEVEVAPPQKMEVRLKILYTSLCHTDVYFWEAKGQTPLFPRIFGHEAGGIVESVGEGVTHLQPGDHALPVFTGECGDCRHCKSEESNMCDLLRINTDRGVMIGDGNTRFSKDGKPIYHFVGTSTFSEYTTLHAGCVAKINPEAPLDKVCVLSCGISTGFGATVNVAKPTKGSTVAIFGLGAVGLAAAEGARLSGASRIIGVDLNANRFEDGEFDLQWHKKSKKFGVNEFVNPKDHSKPVQEVIAEMTDGGVDRSVECTGNINAMISAFECVHDGWGVAVLVGVPNKDDAFKTHPVNLLNERTLKGTFFGNYKPRSDLPAVVEKYMKKELELEKFITHQVSFSEINKAFELMLKGESLRCIIKMEH; encoded by the exons ATGGCTGCTAACACTGCTGGTCAGGTCATTCGCTGCAAAG CTGCGGTGGCATGGGAAGCCGGAAAACCTTTGGTTATTGAGGAAGTAGAGGTGGCGCCGCCACAGAAAATGGAAGTCCGTTTGAAGATTCTCTACACCTCCCTTTGCCACACTGATGTTTACTTCTGGGAAGCCAAG GGTCAAACTCCTCTATTCCCAAGAATATTTGGACATGAAGCTGGAGG GATTGTTGAGAGTGTAGGTGAAGGAGTAACACATCTCCAACCAGGAGACCATGCTCTTCCAGTATTCACTGGGGAGTGTGGCGATTGCCGCCACTGTAAATCAGAGGAAAGCAATATGTGCGACCTTCTCAGGATTAACACTGACAGGGGGGTTATGATTGGGGATGGAAATACGAGGTTCAGCAAGGATGGGAAGCCCATATATCACTTTGTTGGAACTTCCACCTTTAGTGAATACACCACACTCCATGCTGGTTGTGTTGCCAAGATCAATCCTGAGGCACCACTTGACAAAGTTTGTGTTCTCAGCTGTGGAATATCCACAG GATTTGGTGCTACTGTAAATGTTGCCAAACCGACAAAAGGCTCAACTGTTGCCATTTTTGGATTGGGAGCTGTAGGCCTTGCT GCTGCGGAAGGAGCTAGGTTATCTGGGGCATCGAGGATTATTGGTGTTGATTTGAACGCCAATAGGTTTGAAGATGGTGAGTTCGATCTGCAATGGcacaaaaaat CTAAGAAGTTTGGTGTTAATGAATTTGTGAATCCAAAAGATCACAGCAAGCCAGTTCAAGAG GTGATTGCTGAGATGACAGATGGTGGGGTGGACCGGAGCGTGGAGTGCACTGGAAACATCAATGCAATGATCTCCGCATTCGAATGTGTTCATGAT GGTTGGGGTGTTGCTGTTCTTGTGGGGGTGCCGAACAAAGACGACGCATTCAAGACTCACCCGGTGAATCTGCTGAACGAGAGGACTTTGAAAGGCACTTTCTTTGGCAACTACAAACCCAGATCTGACCTCCCAGCTGTGGTGGAGAAATACATGAAAAAG GAGCTGGAGTTAGAGAAGTTCATCACCCACCAAGTGTCCTTCTCGGAAATCAACAAAGCCTTTGAGCTGATGCTGAAAGGGGAAAGCTTGAGGTGCATCATCAAAATGGAACACTGA
- the LOC116024202 gene encoding glycolipid transfer protein 3-like, with protein sequence MCVIETARIRKELNIMKRKREMEMGASEMKSAIEELSSMVLIKAKDGSDYDTTLHIPTKPFLSICNCLLQVLDKIGPTMFVLRQDVHQNIQRLEKLHDSDPSLYSNMVEILKKERNEGSAKKGPSCSKALVWLTRSLDFTSALLQLLVEDLERNMEEAVEESYNITLKPWHGWISSAAYGIAVKLVPDSTSFMRILMSKQESNSNDNLNKEIRTLVSLLVPVLQEIHNVLETYGLNRLKAT encoded by the exons atgtgtgttATTGAAACAGCAAGAATCAGGAAGGAATTGAATATAATGAAGAGGAAAAGGGAAATGGAGATGGGGGCTTCAGAAATGAAGTCTGCCATTGAAGAGCTATCTAGCATGGTTTTGATCAAAGCAAAAGATGGTAGCGATTATGACACCACTCTGCATATTCCCACAAAGCCTTTTCTCTCTATCTGCAACTGCCTTCTTCAGGTTCTTG ATAAGATTGGACCAACAATGTTTGTTCTGAGACAAGATGTACATCAAAATATCCAG AGATTGGAGAAGTTGCATGATTCAGATCCTTCATTGTATTCAAATATGGTGGAGATTCTGAAGAAGGAGAGAAATGAAGGAAGTGCCAAGAAGGGTCCCAGCTGTAGTAAAGCCTTGGTTTGGCTCACCAG ATCACTGGACTTCACCTCAGCTCTGCTGCAACTACTGGTAGAAGATCTGGAAAGGAACATGGAAGAAGCAGTGGAAGAGTCGTACAACATCACTCTCAAGCCATGGCATGGTTGGATTTCTTCTGCTGCCTATGGA ATAGCTGTAAAACTTGTGCCAGACAGCACAAGTTTTATGAGGATCCTGATGAGCAAACAAGAAAGTAACAGTAATGACAACCTTAACAAGGAAATCCGCACCTTGGTTTCATTATTAGTACCTGTTTTACAAGAAATTCACAATGTTCTG GAAACATATGGTTTGAACAGGTTAAAAGCCACCTGA
- the LOC116024218 gene encoding pathogen-related protein-like, with translation MASSAVVGDKYRDYLSEEDMKNTTWRFGPPNYDDVNKVFEEGRTHVWPEGSLEERVQRLLKTWEMELVHKANPDECNTLDPKKFRLHVNGNKGLSLEEIAARGGGYNVFLQTSLPEKYRIYNPDVETTNSSKLVFQTAFRRGFAIEVLQVYSGPPKIVYSFRHWGYVEGPFKGYAPTGEIAQFYGMGIFEIDEESNKIVKVELFFDGGELLGGLIKGGSSDELATSETSCPFMASK, from the exons atggCTTCCTCCGCAGTTGTGGGTGACAAGTATAGAGACTACCTAAGTGAAGAAGATATGAAGAACACCACATGGAGGTTTGGTCCTCCCAACTATGACGACGTCAACAAAGTCTTTGAAGAAGGGAGAACTCAT GTATGGCCTGAAGGGTCATTGGAGGAGAGAGTGCAGAGGTTACTGAAGACTTGGGAAATGGAATTAGTCCACAAGGCTAACCCTGACGAGTGCAATACTCTAGACCCTAAGAAATTCAGACTTCATGTCAATG GGAATAAAGGGTTGAGCTTGGAAGAAATTGCAGCTCGTGGAGGAGGTTACAATGTGTTTTTGCAGACATCGTTGCCGGAGAAATATAGGATTTATAATCCCGACGTTGAAACAACAAATTCATCTAAACTCGTGTTCCAAACAGCGTTTCGACGCGGATTTGCCATTGAAGTCCTGCAAGTTTATTCAGGACCACCAAAGATTGTGTACAGCTTCAGACACTGGGGTTACGTGGAGGGTCCTTTCAAAGGCTATGCCCCTACTGGTGAAATTGCTCAATTTTACGGAATGGGCATTTTTGAG ATTGATGAAGAATCTAACAAGATCGTCAAGGTGGAGTTGTTCTTTGATGGCGGAGAATTGCTTGGAGGACTAATCAAGGGTGGCTCCTCCGATGAATTAGCTACAAGTGAAACATCATGTCCTTTCATGGCATCCAAGTAA